Part of the Saccharicrinis carchari genome is shown below.
GCAAGCTCATTGCGCAATCGCCAAATTTTCCGATGGAAGTGCTGTTTTTACGCGATGACGATATACCACAAACCATTGCCGATAATGTGGCCGATATTGGTGTTGTTGGAGAAAACGAATTGCTTGAAAAAGGCTTTGATCTGAACATAGCCAAACATCTGGGCTTTAGTAAATGCCGTATCTCCCTGGCTATTCCCAAAGCGGACACCTATCCTGGTCTGGAATATTTTAACGGTAAAAAAGTAGCTACCTCGTACCCTGTTATCCTTAAAAAGTATTTTAACGAAAATAATATTGATGCCGATATCCACGAGATAGCAGGGTCAGTTGAGATTGCACCCGGAATAGGATTGGCGGATGGTATTTTCGATATCGTTAGTTCGGGAAGTACCTTGGTGGCCAACCGCCTGAAAGAGGTGGAGGTAGTAATGCATTCCGAAGCCTTATTGGTGGCCGCAGAGGGACTTTCGGAAGAAAAAAAGGAACTGTTACAGGAATTGCTATTCCGGATAGATGCGGTAATGGCGGCCAACTCCAATAAGTATATTCTTTTAAACGCACCCAACGATAAAGTAAACGAAATTGTGAAAGTATTGCCGGGCATGAAAAGTCCCACCGTGTTGCCGTTGGCGGAAAAAGGATGGAGTTCTATCCATTCAGTGATATCTGAAAAACGATTTTGGGAAATCATAGGCAAGCTCAAGGAAAACGGGGCGCAGGGGATTTTAACCTTCCCGATAGAAAAAATGATTTTGTAGTATACCCACTGCCTCACTGCGAACGCGGAGGTAAATTAAGTTTATTATTAAGAATTACACATGCAAGTATTTGAATATCCGCCTAAGCAAGATTGGAAAGAATTATTAAAAAGGCCAGAGAACGATTTGAGTAATCTTTTCGATACTGTAAGGGATATACTAAACGATATTAAAAATAAAGGTGACAGTGCGGCTAAAGCCTATTCGGCAAAATTCGATGGATACGCATCTGACCAGCTAATGGTATCCACCAAAGAAACCGATGAAGCATGCCTTCAGGTTTCATCTCAGTTAAAGGAGGCTATTGGTGTGGCCAAGCGCAATATTGAGGAATTTCACAAGGCACAATTAAGCCCCGAAATAAGAGTTGAAACGATGCCGGGTGTGCTATGCCGTCAGAAAAGTGTAGCCATAGAAAAAGTAGGCCTGTACATTCCGGGAGGAACGGCACCACTTTTTTCTACGGTATTGATGCTGGCCGTACCTGCCCTAATTGCCGGATGCAAAGAGATAGTGCTGTGTACCCCTCCCAATAAGGAGGGGAAAATTAATCCGGTAATTTTGTATACAGCCTCCTTACTGGGATTAAAAAAGATATTTAAGTTGGGTGGTGTGCAGGCCATAGGCGCCATGGCCTATGGAACCGAGCGTATACCCAAAGTGCACAAGATATTTGGACCGGGCAACAGTTATGTTACGGCAGCCAAGCAGTTGGTGAGCCTTAAAGAGGTGGCTATAGACATGCCTGCAGGCCCCTCGGAGGTGCAGGTGCTGGCCGATGAATCGGCTAATCCGGCTTTTGTTGCTTCTGACCTGTTGAGCCAGGCCGAACACGGCACCGATAGTCAGGTGATACTGGTAACCGACAGTGAAATGCTGATACCCCGTGTGCAAAACGAGATAAACAAACAACTTGCATTGCTCACCCGAAAAGAGATAGCCCGGAAAGCATTGGAAAATAGCCGTATCATCCTGTTAAAAAATACGGATGAAATGATAGAAATCACCAATGCCTATGCTCCAGAGCATCTTATTATTTCCATGCGCGATCACGACGAAATAGCCGACAGTATTGTTAATGCAGGATCAGTATTTCTGGGTAACTACACACCGGAAAGTGCCGGTGACTACGCATCAGGTACAAACCACACTTTGCCCACACATGGCTACGCCAAGGCATATAGCGGCGTTAACCTGGACAGCTACATGAAAAAAATAAGCTATCAGAAAATTACTGCCGACGGAATAAAAAACATAGGCCCCATTATTGAGGAGATGGCAGCGGCAGAGCAATTGGAAGCACATAAAAATGCGGTTACAATTCGCTTGGAGTCGTTGAAGTAACATCCCAAATTAGGATTTGAAACCAGAAAGCATGAATGGATTTAGTAGTACATGCATGTTTAACAATGCGAATCACGGGTCATTGAATTTAAGGCTATTTTTAATGAATAAAAATCTCTGAAAACAATCTGGTATATCCACTGCTTAACTTATTTTGTAGAGTCCTCCTGATTTTTATGACCTTTGCAAAAATCTTTGTGGTCTCTGCCTGAAATTCTTCTTGATACCTTACTATGAAAACATTAGAACAATTAGTCCGCCCCAATATAAAATCGCTAAAGCCTTATTCGTCGGCGCGCGATGAGTATTCAGGCGAAGAAGCGATATTTTTGGATGCCAATGAAAATCCTTTCAATGCGCCTTACAACCGTTATCCCGACCCCTATCAGCGTAAGCTTAAAAAGAGGATAGCGGAGATAAAAGCAGTTTCGTCCGACCGCATCTTTTTGGGCAATGGCAGCGATGAGGCTATCGACTTGGCTTTTAGGGCTTTTTGCGAGCCCGGTATCGATAATGTGCTAACCATCGATCCCACCTACGGAATGTATCAGGTAGCCGCCGATATCAATAATATTGAAACTCGAAAAGTAAAGCTTAACGCAGATTTTAACTTGGATGTAAACGGACTGTTGGCTGCAGCCGACGAAAACTCCAAGCTGCTTTTTATTTGTTCGCCTAATAACCCCACAGGCAACAGTTTTAAGAGAGCGGACATCATCACCTTGCTTGAAAAATTCGAAGGCATCGTTATTTTGGATGAGGCCTACATCGATTTTGTGCCCGAGAAAAGTTTTCTGAATGAGCTTCTGAATTATCCAAAGCTTATTATCCTTCAAACATTCAGTAAAGCCTGGGGAATGGCAGGTATTCGTTTGGGTATGGCATTTGCCTCGCCTGAAATTATTACTGTTTTTAACCATATTAAATACCCTTACAATATCAACCAGCTCACCCAGGATAAAGCACTTGAGCTATTAAAAAGTGAGGATGCTAAGGATAAGTGGGTGGAAGTGTTGTTGAAACAAAGAGAAATAATGGCTGAAAAGTTAACCGGCTATCCGTTTGTGCAAAAGATATATCCCAGCGATGCCAATTATCTGCTGATTAAAACAGCTGCCCCAAAGGATATTTATCACTTTTTGGTGGAGCAAAACGTAATTGTACGTGATCGCTCATCGGTGAGCTTATGCGAAGGCTGCTTAAGGATAACTGTTGGTTCGGAAGAAGAAAATAAAGCGCTTTTTGATGGGCTGGATAGGTATAATGGATAAGATAGATGATAAGGCAACCTGGTTTGTTACAATATAAAAAATGGAAATAAAAACTGAAATCACAAGAAATGACTTTTTGGAATTTAATAAACATGTTATGTATGGCAAAAGGCTTAGAAGACACTTTTTAATTGCCACAGTATTTGTAATTATTTGGATTGTTTTATTAAATATTGGAGAGCCTTTTGATTTACTTAAAGTAATTTCAGAAGCAGTTATTTTCTTTGCTATTTGGAGCTTACTTATTTTTATTTTTAATCAGATTAGTTTGTATAGGATCAAGAGGATACCTGACAGTAGTGGTTCAATACTGGGAGAGAAGACGTATTTAATGGAGGAAAATGGATTTAAGGAAATATCGGAATCAAGTGAAACGCTGACTAGTTGGGAGGGGTTGAAAGAAATTCAAGAATCGAAGGACTACTACTTCCTATTCGTTGACAAAATCGCTGCCTATATAATACCTAAAAGAAGCTTTCGTAATAAAATGCAAGAACAAGATTTTATAGATGCTGTTAACAGAAAAATGGGTAGGTATTAAAGGGGGCTAACGTTCTTTGATTAGCATAAAATTTATAGTGCTGGCAGTTAGTAACAAAATCGAGTAAGCATAAGTCCATTAAGCCGTCATTTATGCTGGGGACAATAACGCTTTAATTAGGGACTTTAGCCCAAAAATGTACAACAATAAAACTTAAACATATGCAACGCGTACTTTTTATCGACCGCGATGGCACCATTATCGTGGAGCCGCCAGTAGATTTTCAGATTGATAGCCTGGAGAAACTGGAGTTTTATCCCAAGGCCATTACCAACCTGGCGGCCATAAGTCAAAAGCTTGATTTTGAACTGACCATGGTAACCAATCA
Proteins encoded:
- the hisG gene encoding ATP phosphoribosyltransferase — translated: MNKLRIALQKKGRLHDESMKLLKEAGIKFNIGSGKLIAQSPNFPMEVLFLRDDDIPQTIADNVADIGVVGENELLEKGFDLNIAKHLGFSKCRISLAIPKADTYPGLEYFNGKKVATSYPVILKKYFNENNIDADIHEIAGSVEIAPGIGLADGIFDIVSSGSTLVANRLKEVEVVMHSEALLVAAEGLSEEKKELLQELLFRIDAVMAANSNKYILLNAPNDKVNEIVKVLPGMKSPTVLPLAEKGWSSIHSVISEKRFWEIIGKLKENGAQGILTFPIEKMIL
- the hisD gene encoding histidinol dehydrogenase; its protein translation is MQVFEYPPKQDWKELLKRPENDLSNLFDTVRDILNDIKNKGDSAAKAYSAKFDGYASDQLMVSTKETDEACLQVSSQLKEAIGVAKRNIEEFHKAQLSPEIRVETMPGVLCRQKSVAIEKVGLYIPGGTAPLFSTVLMLAVPALIAGCKEIVLCTPPNKEGKINPVILYTASLLGLKKIFKLGGVQAIGAMAYGTERIPKVHKIFGPGNSYVTAAKQLVSLKEVAIDMPAGPSEVQVLADESANPAFVASDLLSQAEHGTDSQVILVTDSEMLIPRVQNEINKQLALLTRKEIARKALENSRIILLKNTDEMIEITNAYAPEHLIISMRDHDEIADSIVNAGSVFLGNYTPESAGDYASGTNHTLPTHGYAKAYSGVNLDSYMKKISYQKITADGIKNIGPIIEEMAAAEQLEAHKNAVTIRLESLK
- the hisC gene encoding histidinol-phosphate transaminase, which translates into the protein MKTLEQLVRPNIKSLKPYSSARDEYSGEEAIFLDANENPFNAPYNRYPDPYQRKLKKRIAEIKAVSSDRIFLGNGSDEAIDLAFRAFCEPGIDNVLTIDPTYGMYQVAADINNIETRKVKLNADFNLDVNGLLAAADENSKLLFICSPNNPTGNSFKRADIITLLEKFEGIVILDEAYIDFVPEKSFLNELLNYPKLIILQTFSKAWGMAGIRLGMAFASPEIITVFNHIKYPYNINQLTQDKALELLKSEDAKDKWVEVLLKQREIMAEKLTGYPFVQKIYPSDANYLLIKTAAPKDIYHFLVEQNVIVRDRSSVSLCEGCLRITVGSEEENKALFDGLDRYNG
- a CDS encoding YcxB family protein, whose translation is MEIKTEITRNDFLEFNKHVMYGKRLRRHFLIATVFVIIWIVLLNIGEPFDLLKVISEAVIFFAIWSLLIFIFNQISLYRIKRIPDSSGSILGEKTYLMEENGFKEISESSETLTSWEGLKEIQESKDYYFLFVDKIAAYIIPKRSFRNKMQEQDFIDAVNRKMGRY